AAGATCGTTCGTAGGGCAGCCACCATGTAGTTCATGAAACCATGCAAGTGGGTTAACTTCATGGCTTCGAAGCCGACAACTGCATCAAAACCGATCCCGACCCCATTTCCAAAATACCTTCCCTGCGGATAATCGCCTCCCTTAACCAAACCAACATCCATCGGCTTGTGATCACCCTTCATAAAAACCTTGAATCCTTCTGGTAACCCTGGGGGGACACCGAAGCCGAAGGCGAAATCATTGCCCCTACCGATGGCAATGATGCCCATTTTTGTGTTCCGATATCCATTATCCCAGGCTTCCATCAGCCCATTCAATACCTCATTGGAGGTTCCATCCCCACCTGCAGCAATGACTATTCCGTGACCATCGGATGCTGCTTGTCTGGCCAGTAAGATTGCATGACCGACATACTCTGTCATAGCAATTTCACTTTGCGGCGCGTTCTCTTTAACCAGATTCTCGATTTCCGGCAAAACCTGCCGTCCATACCCTTGCCCGGCAATCGGATTAACAATGATCAGCGTCTTTTCAACCATTATGGACACACCTCAGGAATATTATCGTAGTTGAAGATCAAGATTGGGCTGCTGGCAAGCTGCTCAATGGTCCCTGATGTCTGGTAACAGGTATCCAGTTTAGCTTGCGACCATACCATGTCATATGTAACCCAATAAAAGGATCCAGGTTGCGTATTAAAGATGACCATGAAAGCATTGGGTCTTTCAACAGTCTCGATGATGATGCCTTTAACACATAGCGTCTGGCCCACGTCGGCGAGAGTGATCGTAAGTGCATCGCGGCACGCTGAAGCGGGTGGGGGCGTTGCTTCCACTTCCGTTGCGGTCGGTAAAACGACGTATTTTACTGTTGGTGTGCTGGATGGGCGTACCGTCGGGCTGGGTAGGCTGGTTTTCGTAGGTTGCACGGGTGTGTTGGTAGCTTGATAGACGGTTGGTTCAATCACCTGGTTGGGGGTGCCCTGGGGCTGAAGCAGCCCAGCCAGGCTTTGCTCAAGTATAGGGCGGCCAGGGCCTGCCAGCAAAAACCAGACAAGAATGATAATGAATAATGCCAGCAATACACCGACAACGACCTTCAGATTCACCTTCTCCATCAGGCTCTTCTCAGTGGGTGCAGTGCTGCTGGTCATCAGCATATCCGAGCGTATCGCTGAGACCAGGTTATCAGCACTCGGTTTCTCTTGTTTCTTGGCTTGCTCTACTTGCTTAAAATAATCAAAGGGCTGATTTTCGTCTTGATCAGGTGCCTTCTTTGCCATTGTTCGCTACTCTATTAATTTTGGTGGAATATTACCTAGTATAGCATAATCTTCCATACCAGGTAAAAAAAACCTGCGGGTGTTTCCACCCGCAGGTTTCACTTTATAGAGCTTCAATCTGTCTCTTGAGTATCAAGAGACATATATGAAGTTATTTCTTGGTGACGATAGGTAGATAGATTGTACCTGTGGGCAAAACCACAACCGGATGTGATACGGAGACGCATGGGAACAACCCGTTGCAAGC
This genomic interval from Anaerolineales bacterium contains the following:
- a CDS encoding diacylglycerol kinase, producing MVEKTLIIVNPIAGQGYGRQVLPEIENLVKENAPQSEIAMTEYVGHAILLARQAASDGHGIVIAAGGDGTSNEVLNGLMEAWDNGYRNTKMGIIAIGRGNDFAFGFGVPPGLPEGFKVFMKGDHKPMDVGLVKGGDYPQGRYFGNGVGIGFDAVVGFEAMKLTHLHGFMNYMVAALRTIFLFFNAPLVRIEYDDAVITQPSLMISIMNGRRMGGGFMMAPQANTSDGLLDLCIAGQLSRIGILTMIPRFMKGTQATQPQIKTGRAAKIHVKAEKGTLPTHADGETICTAGSELEIKIIHCPLEIIAPAM